Sequence from the Bacteroidales bacterium genome:
ATTTCATTTCATGATAATTAGAAAAGCCTAAATCTTTAGCAACTTCATTTCTTTTCTTCACTAATTTGATTACATCTTCTGCAACATTTTTCCCTGATTTCTTAGTAGCAAGCCATGTTTCTTCAAGCTTCTTGGAATCGGTTGATGTTTTTAAAATTTCTTCAATCTTATTATCCGTTAAAGTATCTTTTCCAACAACAGCTCTGAATGTATTAAACTTTTTTTCAATTTCTTTTCCCATATCGATAATTTCTTTCATCTTCACGGTGTCAACCTGGTTTCCGAGAAAAGCGTTATATAATATTTCCAATTCTCTTTTTTTCAAAGAATCAGTAATATCGCCTGATTCCTTAAACTTTTTCAGTTTTTCAAAATCAGTTTTATCAGAAAATAATTTTGTCAATTTATAATCCAACTCACCTGATTTGGCATAATCCTCATCTTTACCGCTGATATTGGCATCCCACGAAGCAAGGGCTGTTTCCTTATATAAAGGAATATATTTCGCTTCAAATGCTTTTATGAATTCATCAAATTCTTTCACTGTTTTTTCCTTTGAATCAGACGAGCCGCAACTCGTAATTATTAAAGCAATAATCATACTCCCGATAATTCCTACCGGAAAAATAAACCTTTTCATTTTTTTGTATTTTTAAATTAGACATATATTAACTAATGATTTCACTAGGATTTCCGAATTGTGAAGTAAAAATAATTTCTTTCAAATCTTTTCTGTTCCTGTCGGCAATTTCTCTTTCACGAATATCATCATCGAGTATTTCGGGCTTGCCTACGTAACCAACAGCAACAACGGTTACAATATAATATTCTTCAGGTATATTAAAATATCCTTTTATTTTTTCGAAATGAAATCCACCCATCTGATGCACATACAATCCTTCGTGCATTGCCTGGAAAGTCAGGTGTGCAACGGATTGTCCGGCATCGTATAAGAAATGGAAATTATCTTTATTATTTTTTGAAAAATTCTTTTTCGCAAGAGTAACAATCAGAACAGGTGCTTTGCCTGCCCAGCGTTTATTGTAATCTGTAAGGCTGTCAAAAATTTTATCATAAGTTTCACTTTCTTTTTCGCCTATTATAAAACGCCATGGTTGTTCATTCATCGATGATGGCGACCATTGTGCCGCTTCAAGAATCCGCTGAAGTTTTTCAGTTTCTATTCTGTCTTCCCTAAAGGAACGCGGACTCCAGCGGCTTTCTAAAAGAAAGTGGATTCCGTACTTTGTCTTTGCTAACTTATTCATAAATGAAATATTTAATAAGATAATTTTGGTATAAAGGTATAAGGAAATATGGTATAGAACTTTTCCCTATACCTTTATACCCTATACCTCTATGTTTATTCGTTTTCAATTTTTTAATTTATTCTTTTCAGGAAACATCAATGAAAATATTACTGCCATTGCAAATGCAAAAATAAAACTTGTCAAACGTTCTGAAACTTGTGTCGTGGCTTCGAAAAATTCTTTCCAAATTATCGTTCCAACAGTTCCTGAAACCAACGATGCAATAACTCCTGCACGGGAAACTTTTTTCCAGAACAATACCAACAGCAATGCAGGTCCGAATGACGAACCTATCCCCGACCATGCATACGAAACCATTTTAAAAATAGAATCGCCAGGATCCAGTGCAAAGAAAAATGCTACAAGTCCGACCAATAAAGTAATTATCCGATTGAACCATAATTCTTTTTTAGGCGACATTTTTTTCTTTGCAAAATTTCCATGAATATCTTCAGTGATTGCAGATGATGTCAAAATTATTTCTGATGATGCTGTTGACATCATTGCTGATATTGCGCCTGATAAAAGAAACCCTGCAATAACAGGCAACATAAATGCATTAACCATAACAGGAAAAATTAATTCGTTACCTTTTTCTGCTGCGAGTCTTGTAGCTGCATCACCACCTATCAATCCTTCCTGAACAAAAACAATTCCGATAAAGCCAATCATCAGCGCGCCTGCATAAGCAAATAATGTCCATATCCCGGCAACCCATTTTGCTTTATTATAATCTCTTTTATTTTTCAACACCATCATTCTTGTCAGAAGCTGAGGCTGCCCTGTGTATCCTAATGCCCAGCTTATACCGCTAATGATTAACATGAATGCACTAATTCCCGTTTTTCCACCTGTTGATGAAACGTAGGCTGCGCCTGCTTTTTGTAGGCCCTGTGCAATTTCAATGTTATGAGATGAAATAATAAAAAGAAGAATTACCGGCATAACTATTAATGAAATAATCATCAGTACAGCCTGGAAAACATCGGTAGCCACGACTGTAATAAATCCACCAATCATGCAATAAAAAACAACAATCAGCGAAC
This genomic interval carries:
- a CDS encoding sodium/proline symporter, yielding MLIVFILYLALLMVITIYTARMSKSSSDFISGGRKIGGISLALSERATGESAWLILGLTGEAFLIGIQAIWYAIGCVAGIFFIWFVMGNRLREESEKTGALTITSLISRKFPGAEKAIGTISSLIIIFFLLFYITAQFYGGGKVLFDTFGINQTWGIVIGSLIVVFYCMIGGFITVVATDVFQAVLMIISLIVMPVILLFIISSHNIEIAQGLQKAGAAYVSSTGGKTGISAFMLIISGISWALGYTGQPQLLTRMMVLKNKRDYNKAKWVAGIWTLFAYAGALMIGFIGIVFVQEGLIGGDAATRLAAEKGNELIFPVMVNAFMLPVIAGFLLSGAISAMMSTASSEIILTSSAITEDIHGNFAKKKMSPKKELWFNRIITLLVGLVAFFFALDPGDSIFKMVSYAWSGIGSSFGPALLLVLFWKKVSRAGVIASLVSGTVGTIIWKEFFEATTQVSERLTSFIFAFAMAVIFSLMFPEKNKLKN
- a CDS encoding nitroreductase family protein, with amino-acid sequence MNKLAKTKYGIHFLLESRWSPRSFREDRIETEKLQRILEAAQWSPSSMNEQPWRFIIGEKESETYDKIFDSLTDYNKRWAGKAPVLIVTLAKKNFSKNNKDNFHFLYDAGQSVAHLTFQAMHEGLYVHQMGGFHFEKIKGYFNIPEEYYIVTVVAVGYVGKPEILDDDIREREIADRNRKDLKEIIFTSQFGNPSEIIS